The Sulfolobus sp. A20 genomic interval GGTCAGAAAATAATTGTTTAGGAATCAATTATAATTTTTTCAATTTTGCTCAACACTATATTTATTTTTCTCTCTTCTTCTTTCAAGTTAGTTAATCTTTTTCTAAGTTCTTCATATTTAATCAATTTTTGCTTAACATTTTCAGCAGTTTTTCCTATATATCTACTTTTTAGTTTCCCATCCTCCCAGTACCTCAAGTAATAATACCTATTACCGTTTATGATCTTGACTTCTAAATGACCAGACGGTAAATCCTTGATTTGCTCTTCAATGCTTTCGATCTCTCTTCTTATCATCTCAGCTTTCTCCTCTAATACCTTAACTTTCTCCCAGAGCATCCAATTCACCTAATTCCATATCTTCATTAAACGTTTCATTCAATGCTTTCAGCACTTTCTCTTTATCCTCAACTAGCGCATATTTCTTAACTCCGCCTGCTCTTCCTCTATTCACTATTCTTATCTTAACTATACCGAACATGTCAAGTTCAGAAATTATATCAGAAAATCTCCTATAGGAAAGTGGTTTTTGTTTAAACTTACTGCATAAGTCAGAATACATCTTGTGTGCACTCATAACATCCTCTGATTCTATTAAGCTTCTTAATGCGAGTTTATAATGGAACGGTAAAGCTTTAACGGCTTCAATTAACCTCTCTTGTTCATATTCTACAATAGCCTTATCCACATGTTCTTTTCTTATCATGCCTTCTCCAGAAGCTAGTTGTGCCGCTCTAAAAAGTAAATTGACTGCTTTTCTTGCATCTCCATGTTCCTTAGCTGAAATAGCTGCTATATATCCTAAGATTTCGTCATCATAAGTATTTTTGAATAATCCATAATCAGCGTATTTAGACAAAATATATTTTAATTGTTCTGCATCATAAGGCTTAAAGATTACTGAAGGTCCTAAAGACGATAGCACTCTAGGTTCCATGTAATCCCTTATATTTATGTCATTACTGATCATGATCACAGAAATATTAGCATCAGATCGTAGTAGTTGATAT includes:
- a CDS encoding Cdc6/Cdc18 family protein produces the protein MKLNVIRDTLKGGKGEVIKNPKVFIDPLSVFREIPFREDILRDTAIAIRYFVKNEVRFSNLFLGLTGTGKTFVTKYILNEIEEVKNEDEEYKHVKQAYVNCREVGGTPQAVLSSLASRLTGFSVPKHGVNLGEYIEKIKNGIRSGKAIIYLDEVDTLVKRRGGDIVLYQLLRSDANISVIMISNDINIRDYMEPRVLSSLGPSVIFKPYDAEQLKYILSKYADYGLFKNTYDDEILGYIAAISAKEHGDARKAVNLLFRAAQLASGEGMIRKEHVDKAIVEYEQERLIEAVKALPFHYKLALRSLIESEDVMSAHKMYSDLCSKFKQKPLSYRRFSDIISELDMFGIVKIRIVNRGRAGGVKKYALVEDKEKVLKALNETFNEDMELGELDALGES